The DNA window CTCGAACACGACCACCGGGGCCGGCCCCCGGGGCCGCCCGGCCACACACTTGCGGGCCAGGGCCCGGAACGCCCGGGCCGACCCGCGACTCCACACGATCACGGCGGTCACCTCCGTTCGGGGTTCAATCGACCCGCCACCCGTGGTGGACGACCTCCTCGGGCGCGTCGTACACCTCCCGCGGGAGGGCCAGCAGGGCGGCCACGGTCGGCGGTAGGGCGAACAGGTTGCCGTGGAATACGGTCGCGCGGTACCCGGTCAGCCCGCACGCCCCGAGGGCGTCGAACACGACTCCCAACTCCTCCTCCCGGTCCGCCGCCCGGCGGACGACCGGGAGAAACGGCCACCCCGGCCACAGGGTCGGGGTCGACACGAACAGCACGTCGCGGGCGGGCACCGGCCCGGCTTCGGGGGACACAGACAGGATCGGTCTCCGGGCGGTGGGAAACGGGGGGTCACGCGACGGCCAGGACGGCGGCCAGCCGCTCGACCTTCTGCCGCAACGCGTCCCGGGCGGCCGTCAGCTCGCGGTCGAGCTTGGCCTTCTCGTCGCTCAGATACTCGGCGTACGCCTGGATCTTGAATTGCGTCACCCGGATCTTGCTCGCGGCCCGCTTGAGCGTCTCGTCCCGGGTGTCGTCCCCGAACTGGGCGACCGCCTTGCGGTGGTCGTCGACCAGGGCGGCCAGCCCGGCGGCCACCGACTCCTTGACGCTCCGGTCCCCCTCGGGCGTCCCGCCGGGGACCGGGAACCGCAGGATCTGGCCGTTGATCCGCCCGAGCATGGCCTGCACCCGGTCGACGAACCCGGTGTGCCGGTCCGGCATGAAATAGACGCCGCCCTGGGGCCGCACCGGGAACAGGTCGGCGTGCCGGTCGAACAACTTCTGAATGACGCGGGTCACGTCGGCGCCCGAACGCGCGTCGATCGCGTGGTCGAGGTGCTCCTGGGCCAGGGTCGCCAGCCCGGGCAGGTCGCAGGTGACCTGGCCCGTGGTCTTGTCGAGGGCGAGCAGGGTCTCCAGGGTGTACGCGAACCGGTCCCCGTCCCGGCTCTCGTGGGTGAACTGGAACCGGACGGTGGCCGCGTCCTCGGCCACCTGGCGGATGATCCGCTGGTCGGACAGCTTCTTGCACGCCCGGGTGAACGCGTGCTTGGGGGCGAGTTCGCGGGCCACCCCGTCGTCCAGCCCGGCGTCCCGGAGGGCGGCGACCAGGGCCGGGTGGGTGACGGCCACCCCCGAACACGTCCACGCGATCACCTCCCCGAGCAGGCGGGCGCCGGCGGCGACCGGGAACGGGGCGGGCGGGTTCGTCGTCATGGGTTACACTCCTGGGGAACGGGGCGAGGGGAAAAGGATCGGCCCGGCCGCGGTCCCGCCACGCGGGCGGGTCGCGACCGGGCCGGACGAACGACACGGGTCATCAGAGCGACAGCACCCGGCCGACGGCGGCCGCGTCCGGGGCCAGGGACCGGACCGCGTGAACCTCGTCGCTGATCGCGCTCAGGTCGCCGGGCGGGTTGTCGACGACCAGGCTGACGAGCCGGGCCTGGACCGATCGCTTCCAATCCAGAAAGCCCTTCTGGACGTCCGCCGGCAACCGGCACCGGGCGTCGGTCACGAACACCAGGTCGGTGACCCCCGGCGGAGCCTTCAGGGCGGCGTACATCCGCGGCATCTCGCGGACCGGGACATCAATGTCGGACCCACACCCGATAAACGCCGACAGCCAGTCCAGCAACTTCGTTTCGTCCCACCGGCCCGGGGGGAGCGGCAACAGCCGTTCGCCCGAGTCGCCGCTGTACGCGATCAACGCGCACCACCGACGTTGCTGGCGGGCGATCCCGGCGAGGGCCAGGGCCAGCGCCTTGGCCGTGTGGATCTTGTCCCCGGCCATGCTCCCAGACTCGTCCAGGGCGACGACGACCGGGCCCTTCCCGGCCGGCTCGACCGCGTGGTGTTGTTACCCTAAGCCGGAGTGTCGCCACTCCGACTCGGCTTCAGAACCGGACGTGAGACTTTCGCCTCATCCGGCTCCTCAGTTACTCGGTGATTGTCATTCACACCTCGACGGCGGTCCTCCGCCGTCTTCCCCTGGTGGCAGTGCAGATGTAAGAGCTGGATGTTCGACCCACCGGCCGCCCCGCCTTGGGACTTCGGCTGGATGTGATCGACGCACGTCTCGTCATCGTGCTTGAAGAACAGTCCGCACCGCGGGCACCGACCCTTCTGGTTCTTCAGCAGTCTCGCGACCGCCGGGAACACGTCCGGGTATCGCCCCAGTCGGCTACCCCAGTAAACCCAGTCGCCATCGAACGGGCTGCGGGCATCCTGTACCTTGGCATGGCGCACGATGTTCGTGTCCATGTGGCTGGCAAGTCGGACCGCCTTCCCGGGCGGTTTGAAGATCCAGCCGAGGCCGTCGCCGGCCCGCCAGTACTTCCGTCCGACCCACCGACCGCCCTTGTTCGGGTGCCGCCGGTTGGCCCAGCCGCGGAGCATCTGGAACAGCACGTGATGGACCTTCGAGAAGGTCTGGCTGCTGACCACCGTCGAGTAGTACATCGACCACCCGCGAATGACCGGGTTCAGGTGGCCGATGAGGGCCTCCTGCGGGGCATTCCTGTGACGGTCGAGTATCTCTCGGAGTCGAGCCACGTGCCGTTTCACCGCCTCCGCGCTGGGTCGGATGAGGGTCTTGAAGCCGATCCGCTGTCCGTTGGACTTGCTACCAGATCGCGACGCCCCCACGGGGTACTGTCGGACGGAGAAGCCCAGGAAGTCGAACCCGGCGCGGCCGTCCACTTCCCGAAGTGTGTGGCCGACCCGGGTCTTGCTCGGTTTCAATTCCAGCCCCATCCCTTTCAACCACTCCGCGATGACCTGTCGGGCCTCCCTCACGACCGCCTCGTCCCTGTGCAAGACGACGAAGTCGTCGGCGTACCGGATGACGTGTGGGGGTGCGATATTCTGCTCCTTTCCGTTGACCCACTCCCGTCGTCTCGGGAACCGCGCCTGGACCAGTTCCTCCAGTCCGTGCAGCGCGATGTTGGCCAGGAGCGGCGAGATGGCCCCGCCCTGCGGGGTGCCCTGTTCCGAGGGGAACAGCGTCTCGCCGTCGAGGATGCCGGCTTCGAGCCACGCCCGGAGTTGCCGGGTGATGGTCGGGCCAGCGTTGACCTTCTTGAGCAGCGCGTCATGGTCGATGCGGTCGAAGCACTTCGCGATGTCGGCGTCGAGGACGTACTTGTCCATCTTCGAGACGGATTGGAAGATCGCTCCGATCGCATCCCAGCAGGACCGTCCCGGGCGGAACCCGTAGCTGTTGGGCTCGAACCTGGCTTCCCATTCGGGTTCCAGGGCGAACCGCACCAGCGTCTGCAGCGCGCGGTCGTGCAGCGTCGGAATGCCCAGGGGCCGAAGTTCTTCACTCCCCGGCTTGGGAATGTAGACCCGGCGCACGGGCGTGGCCTCGGCCCCGACCTTGAGGCCATCGGCCAACTCCAGACGGTCTTCCGGGGCCAGCGCGCTGACCCCATCAACCCCGGCGGTGTTCTTCCCCCGGTTGTCTTGAGTGACGCGACGAACGGCGAGCAGTTTGGCCGCCCGGTTGTTGATCATGAGTCTCTGGAGCGTGCGAACCGTCTGACTGTCGCCTCGGGCCGAGGCTCGGTAGATCCGCTTCTGGAGCTTGAAGACGTCCCGTTCGATTTGGCGCCACGGGAGCGCCTCCCACCTATACATCGGATTGAGGTCCGTGTTCATAGTTTGTGTACTCCTGCTTCGCGACCCTACCTTCCGAGTAACCGTGCCCACGTCTGCGTATCCCCGGGCTTTCCCCGAGGCGTTGGCTTCTTGGGCAATCCTTCCCCCGCCGGGCGTGCGGTTGACACTTGCTCCGGGCGTGTTGCGCCCGGAGAGCTCGACGGGGGTTACTTCGTTCCTCATTCCGGTCGTGTGCTGGGTGAAGGGCCTTGCTATTCGCCGGGTTACTTTGTGGATGCGTGTGGGTGTCGCCGTGAAGACCCCACCGTTCACCATGCCCGTTTTGGACCGAGCCCATAACTCGCGTAGGCTCGTAGCGCTTGACGGCGATTCGGACGCAAGTTCGTGTTCCTACCCATACCCAGCCGTGCTAGGCGGGATTCCCGGTCGAGTTCCGGGTAACCGCCGTTCGGGCCCGCTTCAGGGGTTGATGGTCAGTCGCGACCCTGGGGCCAGTGCATCACCTCCGCATCAGGAGGGGCGGGAGTCGCACCCGCACAGGAATGAAGTTGTCACCGTGCCGAAGCACGGTGCCGCTGATCCCCGACTGCTTACGCAGCCGTTTCCAGCGAACGAGTCACACCGCGACACAGGGCCTGGCGCTCACGATTCGCCGGAGGGTGTCGAGTTCCAGTTCGGGGACCACGAGCTTGGCCAACTCGGCGGGTAGCAGGCGGCCGACGTCCCCGCCCGGTTCGACCCCGACCACGTCGTCCAGCCGTGGGTCACCTTCATCCGCTGCCTCGACTGGGCGACCCGCCGGAACCGCCGGCCAGGTCGCAGATCCGCCGCAGCGCGGGGTCGCTGCGGACTCGCTGGAACATGGCCGCGACGGCCGCCGGGTCGTGGCGGCCGGGCGTCCCCGGTCCCATCCCCATCCCGAGCCCGGCCGCCGCCTCGTGCAACTCGGCCACCTCCTTGCCGGCCTCGGCCACGGCGCGGCCGACCGCCCGCAGGGTCGCCATCTCGTCGCCCGATGAATCACCCGCGCCGGGCGGGGGCTCGGTTGCATCCTCCGGTTTCAGACTGGCAAACTGTTCGGCGAAGTGGGTGGCGGCGATCCCCGCGGCGGTGTCGTCGAGCCGCGTCGCGGCGTGCAGGGCGCGGTACTCGGGCGTCCCCAGCAGGTGGGTCAGGAACTGGTGCCGCCGCGGGTCGACACAGGTTTCGTTCAACCGCGGGCCGGGGTCGAACGCCGCCGTGAAGAAGTCGGCGGCGGCGAACGCGTCGGTCCCGGCCCGCTTGAGCCGGTCGCTCTCGGCGAGCAGGTCGCGGCCCCGCCGCAGTCCCCAGGCGTCGACCACCAGGGCGGTCGGGCCGGCGTCGACCCTGGTGGCGGTCGCGGGGACCGCCACCACCGCGCCGGACTCCACCGGGCGATCCGGCGACCGGCCGTCGAGGTCGAGTAGTTTGAGCAACTCCTTCGGGTCCATACCTCCTCCGTTGAGGTTCGGGTTGTGATCGGTTACGGGACGTTTTGGAACAGAAGGCGGACGATGGCGGCGAACAGGATCCGGTCGTGCCGGTTGCCCAGCCCGTCGGCCACAACGAGCGGCCAGTCGGGGTGGGGGCGCACGGGGTCCATGAACTCCTCCGGGTGGGTAAAAGGAAAACCGGCGTGGCCCCTCGACGGGTCCCTACGCCGGTCGTGGGCGGGTCGTCGGGGGGGGTCGTCGGGGGGGGGCGTCGGGGGTCGTCGGGGGGGTCGTCGGGGGGGGTCGTCGGGGGGGTCGTCGGGGGGGTCGTCGGGGGGTCGTCGGGGGGGGCGTCGGGGGGGGGCGTCGGGGGGGGCGTCGGGGGGGGTCGTCGGGGGGGGTCGTCGGGGGGGGGTCGTCCGCTCAGACGGCCTCGATGCTGGCAAGCTTGAGCTTCTTGAGCTGCTCCTTCACGTACCCGCGGGCCTTGTCGACCCGCCCGTTGCCCTTCAGGCCCGCCAGTTGCCGGTCGATCTCGGCCAGCTTGGCGGCGGCCTTGGCCGCGTCGGCCAGGTCGCGGACATCGGCCGCGGCCAGCACCTGCTCGACTTCGAGCAAGCAGTTGGGTGACCCGCATGCCGGTCGGGTTGGCGACCCGGGCGATCACCCGGGCGGCCGCCTGCGGTTGCTCGCCCGGGTCGTCCCACAGGCAGTGCTGGGCGACCTCCAGGTGTTCGGGCCGCACCTCGTCGGCCCCGGTCAGGTACGCGAACGCCTGGACCACCCCGACGGTCTTGAACTGCCGCCGGTCGCCCGGCTGGACGCCCTCCTTCGCGAGTTCCTTGAGGACGGTTTCGAGGGCGTCTTTCGCGTCGTCCGCCCACGGCAGGGTGAGGGCCCGGAGGCGCGCCTGCCCGACCTCGGCCGGGGTGATCGTGGTCGACAACCGGGGGGCGTGGTCGCGGGTCCACAGGAGCTTCTGGCGGCCGGCCTGGGACCGGATCGGGGCGACCGTTTTCCGGAGCAAGAACCGGTCGGCGATGGCCGCGAGTTCCTTCCCGTTGTCGGGCGATGCCCACTCGTTGCTCGCGGCCAGGCACAGCTTCAGGGGCACCGTACGGGCGACCCCGTCGCCGGCGTCGTACACCCGCTCGTTCAGCATCCGGAGCAGGGTGTTCAGGATCGCCGACGACGCCTTGAACACCTCGTCCAGGTACGCGAACTCGGCCTCCGGCAGTTTGCCCGCCGTAACCCGCAGGTACTTGTCCTCCTTCAGGGCGGCCAGGCTGACCGGCCCGAAGCACTCCTCCGGGGTCGTGAATTTCGTCAGCAGGATCGAGAACTTGGTCCCGCCCGTCCAGGACAGCACGGAATCGAGGAGCAGGCTCTTGGCCGACCCCGGCGGCCCGACCAGCAGCACATGTTCGTTGGCGACCAGGGCGGTGAGGACGAGGTCGATCTCGTCCTCCCGCTCGATCAGGGCGGACGATAGTTCATGGCGGGCCTGAGCGAACTTGTCGCGGACGGGGTCGATGTCGGGCCGAAGCAGTTTCATGCAGAGATCCTCGGGTGACAGGATGAGGGCCGGACGGGGCGTCCGGCGACGAATGCGGGTGGGAAACGACGCGACCGCCCCGGGATTCGTCCGGGGCGGTCGCGCCAGCTTCGAAATCCGGCGATCCGACGAGACGAGGATCAGGCGCAGGAGCAGGCATCCCGGGGCACGCCGGGCGATCGGCTCGTGGGCCGGTGGTGGCGGGCCGCCGGTCAGCCCGACCGGTTCTCCGGATCGGGCGGGCTCACCGGCCGGGCCGCCCGCCGAGCCCACGCCGCGAACCCGGCCACGACCGCGACCGCGGCGGCCACGAGGGCTTTCAGCCCCGCCGACTTCCCGGCCCAGGCGATCACCCCCTTGATCGCCAACGGCACCCACCCCAGGTTGCGCAGCCGGGGCGGACCGGCGGGGGGAGCGGCCCCACCCGCCGGCGGGGGCGGGAGCGTCGCGGCTAGCGACGCCGGGGGGTCGATGACCCGCCCGTCGAACGTCCGGAAGACCAGGTCGTCGATCGCCCACCCGTCCCGGTCGACCAACTGGAAGTACCCGTCGACGGCCACCCTCCGCCCGACATCCGGGTCGTGATACCGCCCGTGGAACTCGACCCAGTGGCCGCCGACGGCCGCCGGGGCCGGCCCGTCCCGGGTGACCTCGAACTCGGCTGCCGGATCCCCCGTCGGGTCGGCGAACAGGCCCCGGACGAACGGGGCGAACCGCGGGGTCGTGCACCGGCACGCCTCGTCGGCCGTGTCCGCCCGGTTGAACCGGTCGAACACCTCCCGCGGGGTCGGCCGGCGGACGACCTCGTACCCGAGGTAGCCGACCCCGATCAGCCCAAGGGCGAACAAGACGCGGACGACGACCGGGGTCCGGGCGGTGGCCGGGGCCGGGCCAGTCGGGGTTGCACCCCCTTGCGGTAGGACCGTTGCCACGGGACGGGCAACCGGAGGGCCGGTTGCCCCATGAGCCGGGACGGTCGGGGTCCGGTGGGGGCGGGGAACCGGGGCGGCCGGGGCGACCCCCAGGACGGCCCCGACCGGGCTCCACGCCGTCCCCCCGACCGGGCACGCCGGGGTGTCGGGGTGGACAGTCCCGGCCGCCACCCAGGCGGCCACATGGGCGACCGGGTACGGGCCGGTCGGGACCGGGCCGGTCAGCAGCCAGAGCCCCGGGCCGGCTCGTTCGACGGGGTCATGGTCATCTCCGAGAGGGATCGAGCGATGGACCGGACGACCGCTCCCTTCGGGGCGGCCGGCGCCGGCCGGTGAGACCGGCCGCGGACCTCTCCGGGGTCCGGCGGCCGTCTGGTTCGAGACGATGGTTCGGATCGCAAGCCGGCCGGGCACACACCCGCGCCGGCCGGGGCGTCAAGCGGCCCGGTCGGAACGGGAACGGGGTTCCCGGCGAGCGGACATTCGGCGACCGCAAGCCGCCGTTGTGCGAATGGCACGCAGGCATTGTCATTTGACACGCAACTAGTGTCAAGCGGGCCGCAGCGTATGTTCGCCCGGAATGGCCACCAAAGCCCAGCACGGGGACGATTACGCCCGCCTGCCGGGGTTCCTCCGGGACCTCCGGGAGGCAGCCGGGCTGACCCAGCGGGACCTCGGGCGGGCCGTCGGCCGCCCCCAGAGCTGGGTGTTTAACTGCGAGACCGGGAACCGGCGGGTGGACGTGACCGAGTTCGCCATCTGGGCGACCGCATGCGGGACCGACCCGCGGGTCGCGTTCGCCCGGTTCCTGGACGCCGGGACCCGTCGCCGGCCCCGGCCGTCGCCCCCCGCCGACACCGGCCCGGGCGGCTGATCGGTCGGCCGCTCGAGCCGGCCAAACCGTTGCGGGCTAACTCGCGGTCCATCATGAGTTATGCCCGAACGGCCGCGAGAATTTAGGCGTTCGCGGGGTTCTGACGCCCGGGGCTCGCGGGGCGGCCGCCCAGGGCCTCCCGCACGAGATCGCGGACGTCGTCCAGGAACCCCTGCCCGAGCATCCAGTCGAGATACCCCGGGTCGGTGCGGGCGACGGCGGCCAGCGGCCGACCGGCGTGCTTGCCGAACGCGAACGTCACCCGCCCGGCCGCGTCCCGCCGGAACCGCCGGGCGACGTCGACCTCGACCAGGGTCGCGTGCAGGGCGGCCGGCGCCGGCGGCAGCCCGTACGCCCCGACCTGGGCGTCCAGGACGGCGGCCGCCGCCCGCACGTCGGCGGCCGCCGCGTGGGCCCGCGGGTGGGCTCGCCCGAGGTAGAACTTGACCGCCGCGGTCAAATCCCGAGGCTCCATCCGGTGATACACGGTCAGGGCGTCGAGGACGGCCCGCCCGCCGACCCGGAACTCGACCCCGGCCCGGGCGAACTCGGCGGCCAGGACCGGGAGATCAAACCCCGCAATTCCAAACCCGGCCAGGTCGGCGTCGGCCAGGAACCCAGCCAGGCTGCGGGCGATCGCCCGGAACGGCGGGGTGGCGGCCACGGCCGCGTCGGTGATCCCGTGGACGGCCGTCGCGGCCGGCGGAATCGGCACCCCGGGGCGGACCCGCTGGTGGCACAACTGGGACCGCCCGTCCGGGGCGATCTTGAGGACGGCGAACTCGACGACCCGGTCCCGGGCCGGGTCGACCCCGGTCGTTTCCATGTCGAGGACCGCGAGCGGGCGGGCGAGCGTCAGGGACGTCAGTCGAACTTGCAAAGTGTCCTCCCCGTGTGGGTATCGCCGGGCGTTCCGGGTGGTTTTCTCATCGGCGATCGCATGTCTCGATCCGGCCGGCATCCACGGCGCGGCGTGATGGGAAATCCCGCTCGCCGGTCAATGCATCGTGACCGGGCGTGGCTTCGGGCTCGGAGATCGGTGGCGTCATCTTTCGCGTCTCACGAAGGCCGTCGGCGACCATTCGAGACAACCGATTCAAAAAATCCTCCAGTGCCTGGCGGGCGGCCGGACCGTCGGGCGCCGGCGCGTGTGGATTCGGTTCGGCCCCGGGGTTTGACATGGCTGACCTCCGGTAGGTGGTGGAAACGACCCGACCCCGCACGGCGGGCCGTGCGGGGTCGGGTCGGGCGATCCTCGGGGAGCCGAGCGGACCGATCAGTTCGGCCAATTCGGATAACCGGGTCGGGGTTCGAACACGTACCGCGGGTGACGGTGGCGGGCGTTCGACCGTGCCTCCTCGGTCGGCGGTGAGGTCACTAAGAAACCATCTCAAAATAGGCGTCAACCTAACCCATTGAGGCGGAAGAGTCTACGATACCAGATCAAGGAACACGCTAACTGGACTAAGCCCAAATAATTCTTTCCGTTTTTTGCATAACGGACCAAGATGGCTCGGCAACGATTCAGCCAACTCAGGGTACGCTCAACCACCCAACGACGCGGCTTGCCATCCGGGTGCTTGGCCGTGACCGTTGTCTTCTCCTCGCCGATTCGGCGGATGTGAGGGGTGTATTGGGCCTCACTCGCCGCAGACTGGCCGGACGGATTATCGTACGCTTTATCCAAACACAGATGTTGCTCGTGTTCTTTGGGATCCGGCCGCTCGATGACGATCGCCTCGATCGTCGCCTTCAATAACTTCGCATCGTGTCGATTCGCCCCGTCAATGACCACCCCCAGTGGTCCACCCTGTTCGTCCACCACGATGCTCCGCTTCGTCCCGTTTTTCCCTCGATCCGTTGGGTTTTTGCCGATGTGGTCGCCGCCGTGACGGGCCTTCCCCATGCACCCGTCAGCGCTCTGCCAGTCCCAATGGACTTGCCCCAGATCATCACATGTCTGGACCAGATCCGCCCAGATCTTTTCCATCACACCCAAGCGACACCAGCGTTGATACCAACGGTGAACCGTGCTGTCGTCACCCAGCACCTTGGGCAACGCATTCCATTGGCACCCGGTCCGCATCTGGTAGATGATCCCGTTCAGGCACCTACGCCAATCCGCGTGATGCCGACCACGGGGGTCTCGCCGAGGCCAGGCCGCCGCAAGGATCGGTTCGATCCTCGCCCATAAATCATCGGATACCTCCCAGATCGTCGGAAGGATCGATTCTCTGTCCGCCGTCATACACTCGCTCCGCGATTTCCCGTAACCTCCTGCCCTGGTACATTATACTTTCTGAGATGGTTTCTAAGACGTACGGGTCGGAGATCCCGGCCGCCGCCATTTGCCGGTGGAGGTCCATCGCCCGTTGGGCCGCCGTCAGCGTTAAGCCGAGCTGCCGGGCCGCGTCCCGCTCCGTCGCCCCGGACGCCCTCAGGGCGACGACACGTTCGCGGAACGCGGCCCGCTGGGGCGGGTCGAACAGGTCGACGAACAGTTCCCGGCGGACGACCCCCTCCAACCCGCCCGGGAGGAGCGAGGCCAGATCGACGGTGACTCGCGCCCGGAGAACGAGCGAGCCACCCCCCAGGAGCCGGTACGGCAATAGCTCGAGGCGGGGAATCAGCCGGTTCAGCACCCGACTCAACTCGGGGTCATCGAAGTCCATCCCCCCGACGGCCGCCCGCGCCCGCGCCTTGAGTTCGGCGACCGGTGGGAGGTCTGGGACCGGGACGGGTCGCCCGCACAGTACCGCTCGATCGGCGGCCACATCTCCCTTTCGGGTCTCCAGGGTCCGCAATTTCTCCAGCAGACCCGGACTCTGGCCGACCGCGGCGATCGCCGCGGTCACGTTCTCGATCTGGTGAAC is part of the Fimbriiglobus ruber genome and encodes:
- a CDS encoding helix-turn-helix domain-containing protein, with the protein product MATKAQHGDDYARLPGFLRDLREAAGLTQRDLGRAVGRPQSWVFNCETGNRRVDVTEFAIWATACGTDPRVAFARFLDAGTRRRPRPSPPADTGPGG
- a CDS encoding IS5 family transposase; translated protein: MTADRESILPTIWEVSDDLWARIEPILAAAWPRRDPRGRHHADWRRCLNGIIYQMRTGCQWNALPKVLGDDSTVHRWYQRWCRLGVMEKIWADLVQTCDDLGQVHWDWQSADGCMGKARHGGDHIGKNPTDRGKNGTKRSIVVDEQGGPLGVVIDGANRHDAKLLKATIEAIVIERPDPKEHEQHLCLDKAYDNPSGQSAASEAQYTPHIRRIGEEKTTVTAKHPDGKPRRWVVERTLSWLNRCRAILVRYAKNGKNYLGLVQLACSLIWYRRLFRLNGLG
- a CDS encoding 3'-5' exonuclease, translated to MQVRLTSLTLARPLAVLDMETTGVDPARDRVVEFAVLKIAPDGRSQLCHQRVRPGVPIPPAATAVHGITDAAVAATPPFRAIARSLAGFLADADLAGFGIAGFDLPVLAAEFARAGVEFRVGGRAVLDALTVYHRMEPRDLTAAVKFYLGRAHPRAHAAAADVRAAAAVLDAQVGAYGLPPAPAALHATLVEVDVARRFRRDAAGRVTFAFGKHAGRPLAAVARTDPGYLDWMLGQGFLDDVRDLVREALGGRPASPGRQNPANA
- a CDS encoding DUF6744 family protein — protein: MTTNPPAPFPVAAGARLLGEVIAWTCSGVAVTHPALVAALRDAGLDDGVARELAPKHAFTRACKKLSDQRIIRQVAEDAATVRFQFTHESRDGDRFAYTLETLLALDKTTGQVTCDLPGLATLAQEHLDHAIDARSGADVTRVIQKLFDRHADLFPVRPQGGVYFMPDRHTGFVDRVQAMLGRINGQILRFPVPGGTPEGDRSVKESVAAGLAALVDDHRKAVAQFGDDTRDETLKRAASKIRVTQFKIQAYAEYLSDEKAKLDRELTAARDALRQKVERLAAVLAVA
- the ltrA gene encoding group II intron reverse transcriptase/maturase yields the protein MNTDLNPMYRWEALPWRQIERDVFKLQKRIYRASARGDSQTVRTLQRLMINNRAAKLLAVRRVTQDNRGKNTAGVDGVSALAPEDRLELADGLKVGAEATPVRRVYIPKPGSEELRPLGIPTLHDRALQTLVRFALEPEWEARFEPNSYGFRPGRSCWDAIGAIFQSVSKMDKYVLDADIAKCFDRIDHDALLKKVNAGPTITRQLRAWLEAGILDGETLFPSEQGTPQGGAISPLLANIALHGLEELVQARFPRRREWVNGKEQNIAPPHVIRYADDFVVLHRDEAVVREARQVIAEWLKGMGLELKPSKTRVGHTLREVDGRAGFDFLGFSVRQYPVGASRSGSKSNGQRIGFKTLIRPSAEAVKRHVARLREILDRHRNAPQEALIGHLNPVIRGWSMYYSTVVSSQTFSKVHHVLFQMLRGWANRRHPNKGGRWVGRKYWRAGDGLGWIFKPPGKAVRLASHMDTNIVRHAKVQDARSPFDGDWVYWGSRLGRYPDVFPAVARLLKNQKGRCPRCGLFFKHDDETCVDHIQPKSQGGAAGGSNIQLLHLHCHQGKTAEDRRRGVNDNHRVTEEPDEAKVSRPVLKPSRSGDTPA